The proteins below are encoded in one region of Sulfolobus sp. A20:
- the lysS gene encoding lysine--tRNA ligase, with the protein MNWDERRVKIIEELRKLGIEPYPAKYEITHTIKDIKNLALSYDSKSHEPFVFNISTAGRVANIRRHGKASFVDIFDEGEKLQLYLRVNELNEKYEDFFKYIDRGDIIGVKGDVFYTMKGELSLLVKDYKLLSKALVEPPDWSKLSPEFRYAHRYVDFLYNDNARRAMEIRYSAIRSIREYLYSKGFIEVETPVVQPVYGGALARPFRTHVNYLNEDWYLRIALELYLKRYIIGGFNKVFEIGKVFRNEDIDVTHNPEFTLLELYWAYADYNDIMNLTEDLIRTVAKRVLNTTKITYSKYEIDLEKPFRRVSMFEALSEALGKNVEGMTDEELTELMKKYGLIPRGNKYIRGLMIEKLFDKLVVPNIVDPTFITDYPIETTPLCKPHRSKQGLVERFELFIAGMEFANAYTELNDPILQDKLFKEEQEMFKRGDEEAHPYDKDFIRALSYGMPPTGGLGIGIDRLIMLLTNNYSIKEVIPFPMISSKVILEDD; encoded by the coding sequence ATGAATTGGGACGAAAGGAGAGTAAAAATCATTGAAGAACTTAGAAAATTGGGTATAGAGCCTTATCCAGCTAAATATGAGATTACACATACTATTAAGGATATAAAAAATCTTGCCCTTTCTTACGATTCAAAGTCACATGAACCATTCGTGTTTAACATCTCTACCGCTGGAAGAGTGGCTAATATAAGGAGACACGGTAAAGCTTCCTTTGTAGATATTTTTGATGAAGGAGAGAAACTACAATTATATCTAAGAGTAAATGAGCTTAATGAAAAGTATGAAGATTTCTTTAAGTATATAGATAGAGGGGATATAATAGGAGTTAAAGGCGATGTGTTTTATACCATGAAAGGAGAGTTAAGCCTACTTGTAAAAGATTATAAATTATTGTCGAAGGCATTAGTAGAACCGCCGGACTGGTCTAAACTATCCCCAGAATTCAGATATGCTCATCGTTATGTCGATTTCCTATATAATGATAACGCCAGAAGAGCAATGGAGATAAGGTATAGTGCAATTAGAAGCATTAGGGAATACTTATATTCTAAGGGCTTCATTGAGGTAGAGACTCCAGTGGTTCAACCAGTATATGGTGGAGCTTTAGCTAGACCTTTTAGAACTCATGTTAATTATCTAAATGAGGATTGGTACCTAAGAATAGCGCTTGAATTATATCTTAAAAGGTATATTATTGGAGGATTTAATAAAGTATTTGAAATTGGAAAAGTTTTTAGAAATGAAGATATAGATGTGACTCATAATCCGGAGTTTACTTTACTCGAGCTATATTGGGCTTACGCTGACTATAATGATATCATGAATCTAACTGAAGATTTAATAAGAACAGTCGCTAAAAGAGTTCTCAACACCACAAAAATCACTTATAGTAAATATGAAATAGACTTAGAGAAACCATTCAGAAGAGTTTCCATGTTTGAGGCTTTATCAGAAGCTTTAGGAAAGAACGTAGAAGGTATGACCGATGAAGAGTTAACAGAATTAATGAAGAAGTATGGTCTTATTCCTAGAGGGAATAAGTACATAAGAGGACTAATGATAGAGAAACTCTTTGATAAGTTAGTAGTGCCTAATATTGTAGATCCTACATTTATAACTGACTATCCTATAGAGACTACTCCATTATGCAAACCTCATAGAAGTAAACAAGGATTAGTAGAGAGATTTGAGCTATTTATTGCAGGAATGGAGTTTGCTAATGCGTATACGGAGCTTAATGATCCGATACTTCAAGATAAATTATTTAAAGAGGAGCAAGAGATGTTCAAGCGTGGGGATGAGGAGGCACATCCATATGATAAAGACTTTATAAGGGCGTTAAGTTATGGGATGCCTCCTACTGGGGGTTTAGGAATAGGAATTGATAGATTAATAATGTTGTTAACTAATAATTATAGTATAAAAGAAGTAATTCCATTTCCTATGATAAGTAGTAAAGTTATCCTGGAGGACGATTAG
- a CDS encoding glutamate--tRNA ligase has protein sequence MSEEEVYNLIYKYALQNAYRYNGKADAKAVVGKIFAERPDLRGNKNILELVKQIVEKVNSMTFEDQKKEISQKFPELLVERKTEQAKKTLKVDSKGEIVTRFAPNPDGPLHLGNARAAILSYEYARNGKFILRFDDTDPKVKKPIKEAYEWIKEDLRWLGIKWDAEIYASDRLEIYYNYARHLLSKGYAYVDTCRNEDFKKFRDSKGKIKEPECLHRNSPIEKNLELFDSMLSGKFREGEAVVRIKTDLSSEDPSQIDWVMLRIINTEKNPHPRVGSKYIVWPTYNFASAIDDHELGITHVLRAKEHMTNTEKQKWIYNYFGWELPKVLQFGRLKLEGFMMSKSKIRGIIEKGSTIDDPRLPTLAALRRRGILPETVKEIILDVGIKMNDATISFDNIAAINRKKLDPIAKRLMFVHDWEEFIIELPYTITAKIPLIPSKDLYREIIVNPGDKILLEKNDVRGGDVVRLLELCNVKIEGQKLIFHSKEISEARRVNARIIHWVKYDDKVKVKVLKAEGDKLEKIEGYGEKIVRELKEGEIVQFMRFGFVRIDKIDNEEIDAVFSHE, from the coding sequence ATGAGTGAGGAGGAAGTATATAACTTAATTTATAAATACGCATTACAGAACGCATATAGATACAACGGTAAAGCTGATGCAAAAGCAGTAGTAGGGAAGATTTTTGCAGAGAGACCAGATCTAAGAGGAAATAAGAATATACTTGAATTAGTTAAGCAGATTGTTGAGAAAGTAAATTCTATGACATTTGAAGATCAGAAGAAGGAGATAAGTCAGAAGTTCCCTGAATTATTAGTGGAAAGAAAAACTGAGCAGGCTAAGAAAACCCTTAAAGTGGATAGTAAAGGAGAAATCGTAACACGTTTCGCTCCGAATCCAGATGGTCCTTTACATCTAGGGAATGCTAGGGCTGCCATATTATCTTATGAATATGCGAGAAATGGCAAGTTTATTCTAAGGTTTGATGACACTGACCCCAAAGTTAAAAAACCTATAAAGGAGGCTTATGAGTGGATTAAGGAAGACTTAAGATGGTTAGGTATAAAGTGGGACGCGGAAATATACGCTTCAGATAGATTAGAAATATACTATAATTATGCTAGGCATTTACTTAGTAAAGGTTATGCATACGTTGATACTTGCAGGAATGAGGATTTTAAAAAATTTAGAGATAGTAAAGGTAAGATTAAAGAACCGGAATGTTTACATCGTAACTCCCCCATAGAGAAGAATTTGGAATTGTTTGATAGTATGTTAAGCGGTAAGTTTAGGGAAGGTGAAGCGGTAGTAAGGATAAAAACTGATCTAAGTAGCGAGGATCCTTCTCAAATAGATTGGGTCATGCTTAGGATAATTAATACTGAGAAGAATCCTCACCCTAGAGTTGGAAGTAAATATATTGTATGGCCTACTTACAATTTTGCTAGTGCCATAGATGATCATGAGCTTGGAATTACTCATGTTTTGAGAGCTAAAGAACATATGACAAACACTGAAAAACAAAAATGGATTTATAATTACTTTGGTTGGGAATTACCTAAAGTTCTACAATTCGGCAGATTAAAATTAGAAGGTTTTATGATGAGTAAGTCTAAAATCAGAGGAATTATAGAGAAAGGTTCTACTATAGACGATCCTAGACTACCTACGTTAGCAGCTCTCAGAAGGAGAGGAATATTACCAGAAACTGTTAAAGAAATTATTTTAGATGTAGGAATTAAAATGAATGATGCTACCATAAGCTTTGATAATATTGCAGCTATAAATAGGAAAAAGTTAGATCCAATAGCTAAAAGGTTAATGTTTGTTCATGATTGGGAAGAGTTTATCATCGAATTACCATATACGATCACAGCAAAGATTCCCTTAATACCATCAAAGGATTTGTATAGAGAAATAATCGTAAATCCTGGTGATAAAATCTTACTGGAGAAGAACGATGTAAGAGGTGGAGATGTAGTAAGATTGTTAGAGTTATGTAACGTTAAAATAGAAGGTCAAAAACTAATATTTCACAGTAAGGAAATATCTGAGGCTAGAAGGGTTAACGCAAGAATAATCCATTGGGTTAAATATGATGATAAGGTCAAAGTAAAAGTACTGAAAGCTGAAGGAGACAAGCTAGAGAAAATTGAGGGTTATGGAGAAAAAATAGTACGAGAATTGAAAGAAGGCGAAATAGTACAATTTATGAGGTTTGGGTTTGTAAGAATTGATAAGATAGATAATGAAGAAATCGACGCGGTTTTTTCGCATGAGTAA
- the rpl7ae gene encoding 50S ribosomal protein L7Ae — MSKPVYVKFEVPQDLADKVLDLIRKAKDSGKIKKGTNEVTKAVERGQAKLVAIAEDVQPEEIVAHLPALCDEKKVPYVYVSSKKALGEAAGLQVAAASVAIIEPGEAKEILDEVIKRVNEIRGKATSS; from the coding sequence ATGTCTAAACCAGTTTATGTAAAATTTGAAGTACCTCAAGATTTAGCAGATAAGGTTCTAGATTTAATAAGAAAGGCTAAAGATTCGGGGAAAATAAAGAAGGGAACTAACGAGGTTACAAAAGCTGTAGAAAGAGGTCAAGCTAAATTAGTTGCAATTGCTGAGGATGTTCAGCCGGAGGAGATAGTAGCACATTTACCAGCGTTGTGTGATGAGAAGAAAGTTCCTTATGTTTACGTCTCCTCCAAGAAAGCACTTGGTGAAGCTGCTGGTCTTCAAGTAGCTGCTGCTTCTGTTGCAATAATTGAGCCAGGCGAGGCTAAAGAAATATTGGATGAAGTTATAAAGAGAGTAAACGAAATAAGAGGAAAAGCTACATCAAGTTAA